In the genome of Bacillus thuringiensis, the window ACTAACTGTCGCAAAACTTTGCAGTACGTCTAATTCACTAATTACTTTCGCTAAATGTTGTAATTTCGGAATAAATACTTTTACTTCTTCACGAAGCGCTGTAAATAAATCGTATTCTAGTTGTACAATTTTTTCTTCTGCTTCTAAAATTAACGTTTCTTTTTCTTTCAGTTCATCTGTAATGAAACGTTCAGCATTAGCAAGCGTTTGTTTTCGTTCGTAGCGGCCTTCTGGAAGTGCTGCAAGATTCGCCTTCGTCACTTCAATGTAGTAGCCGAAAATACGGTTGTACCCGATTTTTAACGATTTAACTCCTGTAATATCACGCTCTCGTTTTTCAAGCTCAGCGATCCACGTTTTTCCGTTTTTACTAACGTAACGATATTGATCAAGCTTGTCATTATAACCGTCTTTAATAATATCTCCATCTTTAATAGAAAGCGGTGGGTTTTCTTGAATACTTCTTCCTAGTAATTCAGTTAAGCTCTCACATGGATCCGCCCCTTGAATTAACCTTGCTGCATAAGCATTATCTAACAAACTAATCGCTTCTAAAATAGCTGGTACTTGAAGTAAAGATCGTCTTAACTGTAATAAGTCCCTTGCATTGACATTACCAAATGCAACTTTTCCTGCTAAACGTTCTAAATCATATACTTCTTTTAATTTTTCTTTTAAATCTTCACGTAAGAAGTAATCATTTACAAATGTTTCAACCATTTCTAAACGCTCTTCAACTTTTTCTTTCTGAATAAGTGGACGTTCCATCCACTGTTTTAACATACGACCACCCATAGCTGTTTTTGTTTTATCCAATAGCCATAATAATGATCCTGTTTTTTCTTTCGTTCGAAGTGTTTCTGTCAGCTCTAAATTTCGCTTTGAATGCACATCAATTTTCATAAATTGATTCGTATAATAAATTTCTACAGGTTGTAAATGATCTAATGAACGTTTTTGCGTTCTTATCACATAGTTAAATAAGCGTCCAATTGCTTTAATTAACTTTGCTTGCGAAACATTTTTCACAAGATGTTCTAATCCTTCAGGAATTGCCGTTGCATCTTCATATGAGATTGTCATTTTTAACGTTTCAGTTAATTTATTTAATTCATCTTTAGAAAATGAAGAATCTACAACAATTTCTTTCGAACCAGTTGCATACACTTCTAATAAAATATCTTCTACTGAACCTGTTAACAACGTTACTGTATTTTGTCCAGTCGTTAAATCATTACAAGCTAATGCATATGATCCATCTTCAAAATGTGTTAATGCGGCTAAAAAGTTATTTTCTTTCTCATCAATCGTACGCCCTTCCATCATCGTTCCTGGCGTAATTAGTTGTACTACTTCACGGCGCACTACACCTTTAGCTGTTTTTGGATCTTCCACTTGCTCACAAACAGCTACTTTATATCCTTTTTCAACAAGTTGTTCAATATAGTTTTTAGCTGCATGATGCGGTACACCGCACATCGGTATACGATCACTACTGCCACCATCTCGGCTCGTTAATGTAATTTCAAGCTCATGAGCTGCTTTAACGGCATCTTCAAAGAACATTTCATAAAAATCGCCTAATCGGAAAAATAAAAAGGCATCTTGATAGTCTGCCTTAACCTTTAAATATTGCTGTATCATAGGGGTATATTGCGTCATACTTTTCCTCCATAATTCTTACATAGTAATCAATTTTCATATATGTCACATTTCACGGACATCCATATCTCCTATTTCAGGAGTCTTTCTTCATTATAACATATTTCATAAAGAATCATGTTCATTCAGCGCCACTTATATAAAGTAAAAAGCTAGGAAGAACTTCTCCCTAGCTTTCTATTACTCTTCTTCTGCATCAACGATAAAGTTCGGATCTAATTCTTCAAATTCATCATCAGCAATTTGGAAATCATCATCTGATTCTACGCAGCCTTCAGGATTTACACTTACACAAATTTTCGTTTCTCCAACTACTTCTGTTACAAATTCACGTTCTACAGTTACAACAATTTTATTACCGTTTGGTGATACAAGCGCTTCTAAACAATTTGGTGGCTGAATAACACGAGCAATAATTTCTAAATCGTCACCAGAAAAGTTTTTATCACGATAACCAATGCTTACTTCGTCCGTGTAGTTCACACGTTCTGTTACAACTTCAGTCTTTGTATTTCCATCAAATGAATACCAAGTGTTCACATCATAGAAACCTTCAATTTCCACATGCTTCCCATTCTTTCTTGCTTCGTACGAGTGGTTAATTACCCAGCACCCTAAAATACTTGTTGGTTCATTATTCGATTCACATGTATGCGTTGACTTTGTATACTTACGTCCTTTTCCAACCACTGCTTTTGTAATAATCTCTCTAAATTCGGACATTCGTAACCCTCCTCAATCACTATTCACTTAATCATATGCGTGACAATAGCGGAATGTGTCATTCTTTTTTTGAGAAGAACTTACGTTTAATCAACTAAAAAAAATAGATGTCAATATGACATCTATTTAACAACCACAATTTCCTTTTTTACTTTCTACCGCTGCGCCAGTTTCACCCTTAAGTACATCGCCACCAGTTGAAATTAATATTTCATCTGTAACGTTGTTAGAAATTGTACTAGCAACTAACTGTAATAAGTCATTTACGTATGTTTGTGAAGATTTAAATTCTTGTACGACTGGAATACTGTCTAACTTATCTTGCAATGCATCAATTTCAGCTTCTACCTTTTTTAAAGCTTCCCACTTCCCGTAATGCTGCAAGTTTACTGCTTGTTTTTGCAGTGCTTTAATTTCATCGATTGCGCGCTTTACATTTTCATTTTTATGAATTTGCGCCTCTGCTTTCTTAAAAAAATCAACTTCTTCTGTTTCAGAAATCATTTTTGCTAATTCTTTCGCTTGTTCAACAATGTCATCTTTCGAATATACTTTCATCTATTATTTCACCTCAATCGGCTCTTCAACTAATTCCCCGTTAAGAGACCAAGTTTTTGCTTCCGTTACTTTTACTTTCACAAGCTGACCAATTAAAGATTTTGAAGCGACGAAGTTTACAAGTTTATTCGTACGAGTATAACCTGCAAGTACTTCCGGATTATTTTTACTTTCCCCATCAACTAACACTTCTACAATTTGACCTTTATAACGACTATTCTTTTCAATTGCCAACGTATTTACTAGTGTATTTAAGCGTTGAAGACGTTCTTTCTTTACTTCCATCGGTACATTATCTTTCATTTTTGCAGCTGGTGTACCTTCGCGAGGAGAATAAATAAATGTAAAGGCAGTATCAAATCCTACTTCACGATATAACGACATCGTTTCTTCAAATTGCTCATCTGTTTCATTTGGGAAACCAACGATAATATCTGTTGTTAATACTGCATCTGGAATTGCTTCTTTAATTTTTCTTACAAGTTCTAAATAATGCTCACGTGAATATTTACGCGCCATAATTTTCAACATATCTGTACTTCCAGATTGAACTGGTAAATGGATATGTTCTACTAGGTTGCCACCTTTGCCAAGCACTTCAATTAAGTGATCATCGAAATCACGTGGATGGCTCGTTGTAAAACGAATACGGGCAATATCAACTTTACGAAGTTCGTCCATTAAATCGCCAAGACCGTATTCTACATCTTCAAAGTCTTTACCATATGCATTTACGTTTTGTCCAAGTAACGTAATTTCTTTATAACCATTTGCAGCTAAATGACGAATCTCTTGGATAATATCTTCTGGACGTCTACTTCGCTCTTTTCCGCGTGTATACGGTACAATACAATACGTACAGAACTTATCACAGCCATACATAATATTTACCCAAGCTTTAATATCACCACGACGTACTTTCGGAAGGTTTTCAATTACGTCGCCTTCCTTTGACCATACTTCAACTACCGTCTCTTTCGAGAACATCGCATCTTTTAGAATATACGGTAATCTATGAATATTATGCGTTCCAAATACCATATCTACATGCTGATTTTTTTGCATAATTTTATTTACAACAGATTCTTCTTGAGACATACAACCACATACACCAATTAAAAGGTCCGGATTTCTTCGTTTTAGTGACTTTAAATGGCCTAGTTCACCAAACACTTTATTTTCAGCATTTTCACGAATCGCACAAGTATTTAATAAAACTACATCTGCATCCTCAGTTGAAAAAGTTGGTTCATATCCAAGCGTTGTGAAAATACCTGCCATTACTTCCGTATCATGCTCATTCATTTGACAACCATATGTACGAATATAGAACTTTCTTCCTGTACCAAAATTGCGAAACTCTTCAGGTAAGCCAAAATCCCGTTCAATTTTAACTTCTTCTTTCCCTCGCTTTTTCGCATCCTTTAAGGAAGGTGGTTGATATACACTTTCAAAGTATTTACTATAATCTTTCTCTTCTTTTTTCGTAGAGGAATTTGCTTGTTGACTTGCTAATCGTTGTTGCTCGTTCATCGGTAATCTCCTTTCACCCTTAACTATACACACTCTATAGTCCATTTTAATGCGCTTAGACTCACCTCAAAAATGGTTAGATAGCTTGGAGATAACTTGTCCTTTGAAACTTGAGTAATCAATCTAATCATTCATAAGAATGAAGTCTTCCCCACGCAAATAGACATTCCCTTTTTATCATTTCTTGTTGTCCTACCCAAAAGCATATTGCTTTATCCCTATAAACATTACCATAGTATGACGTGTTTCGCCAATTTTAACAATCCAGAGGCCCTTTATTATCTTACATTTCATAAGCAATGAACTTGCCATTTTCATACAACGATTTACATATTATTTTACCATTCTGAATTTTCTAAGTAAATAAAACTACCCTATATTTTTTGCACATAAAAAAAGGTTACCAAATCGGCAACCTCCTCTTCTTACATTACATAAATTCAGCAACAAGCTCATCAAACATTTTCTGATCCATATTTAAATCAGATTTCACTAAAGGCTCTTCACTATAGCCTTTAACAAGTTCTTGATATGATGGTTGCTTAGTATTTTGATAAATTAAACCTGTTACTAATCCGTTATTTTCCATTAACGTTTGCATAGCCATCATGCGATTAGACGGATC includes:
- a CDS encoding RicAFT regulatory complex protein RicA family protein, with product MKVYSKDDIVEQAKELAKMISETEEVDFFKKAEAQIHKNENVKRAIDEIKALQKQAVNLQHYGKWEALKKVEAEIDALQDKLDSIPVVQEFKSSQTYVNDLLQLVASTISNNVTDEILISTGGDVLKGETGAAVESKKGNCGC
- the cotE gene encoding outer spore coat protein CotE; amino-acid sequence: MSEFREIITKAVVGKGRKYTKSTHTCESNNEPTSILGCWVINHSYEARKNGKHVEIEGFYDVNTWYSFDGNTKTEVVTERVNYTDEVSIGYRDKNFSGDDLEIIARVIQPPNCLEALVSPNGNKIVVTVEREFVTEVVGETKICVSVNPEGCVESDDDFQIADDEFEELDPNFIVDAEEE
- the mutS gene encoding DNA mismatch repair protein MutS, with the protein product MTQYTPMIQQYLKVKADYQDAFLFFRLGDFYEMFFEDAVKAAHELEITLTSRDGGSSDRIPMCGVPHHAAKNYIEQLVEKGYKVAVCEQVEDPKTAKGVVRREVVQLITPGTMMEGRTIDEKENNFLAALTHFEDGSYALACNDLTTGQNTVTLLTGSVEDILLEVYATGSKEIVVDSSFSKDELNKLTETLKMTISYEDATAIPEGLEHLVKNVSQAKLIKAIGRLFNYVIRTQKRSLDHLQPVEIYYTNQFMKIDVHSKRNLELTETLRTKEKTGSLLWLLDKTKTAMGGRMLKQWMERPLIQKEKVEERLEMVETFVNDYFLREDLKEKLKEVYDLERLAGKVAFGNVNARDLLQLRRSLLQVPAILEAISLLDNAYAARLIQGADPCESLTELLGRSIQENPPLSIKDGDIIKDGYNDKLDQYRYVSKNGKTWIAELEKRERDITGVKSLKIGYNRIFGYYIEVTKANLAALPEGRYERKQTLANAERFITDELKEKETLILEAEEKIVQLEYDLFTALREEVKVFIPKLQHLAKVISELDVLQSFATVSEEEQFVKPVLTTKREIFIKDGRHPVVEKVLNGKLYVPNDCIMPEKMDVFLITGPNMSGKSTYMRQLALVTVMSQIGCFVPATEAVLPVFDQIFTRIGAADDLISGQSTFMVEMLEAKNAIANASERSLILFDEIGRGTSTYDGMALAQAIIEHIHDQIGAKTLFSTHYHELTVLEESLNQLKNVHVSAIEENGKVVFLHKIQDGAADKSYGIHVAQLAELPDSLIARAKEVLAQLEGQEEIIIPKRVEVKVQEVVPEPVVVKEEPAEIQEKKEETEEESQLSFFGGDQSSKKQDKPVLDQKESAVLAQIKKIDLLDMTPLEAMNELYRLQKKLKKG
- the miaB gene encoding tRNA (N6-isopentenyl adenosine(37)-C2)-methylthiotransferase MiaB yields the protein MNEQQRLASQQANSSTKKEEKDYSKYFESVYQPPSLKDAKKRGKEEVKIERDFGLPEEFRNFGTGRKFYIRTYGCQMNEHDTEVMAGIFTTLGYEPTFSTEDADVVLLNTCAIRENAENKVFGELGHLKSLKRRNPDLLIGVCGCMSQEESVVNKIMQKNQHVDMVFGTHNIHRLPYILKDAMFSKETVVEVWSKEGDVIENLPKVRRGDIKAWVNIMYGCDKFCTYCIVPYTRGKERSRRPEDIIQEIRHLAANGYKEITLLGQNVNAYGKDFEDVEYGLGDLMDELRKVDIARIRFTTSHPRDFDDHLIEVLGKGGNLVEHIHLPVQSGSTDMLKIMARKYSREHYLELVRKIKEAIPDAVLTTDIIVGFPNETDEQFEETMSLYREVGFDTAFTFIYSPREGTPAAKMKDNVPMEVKKERLQRLNTLVNTLAIEKNSRYKGQIVEVLVDGESKNNPEVLAGYTRTNKLVNFVASKSLIGQLVKVKVTEAKTWSLNGELVEEPIEVK